TATATCTGAATGTTGTATATTACTTCCATGTGCATCAATGTTGAATTAAAAGTGCTTAGGCAATCCAATGCATACTAGTTTTTATGCTAATCTAACCATCTAAGATGTTGATCACTTTATAATATTGACCCGACGGCCTGTGTCAACGATTAAAGAAAGTGCATGTGCTTTCAATGCACTGGCTGAATATTAATTCATTCAGGGTGAATTGATAGCCCGCAAGCCATTAAACCACTAGCTTCACGCGAACTAAATGCATATTGACCGCATGTGACTGTTTATATGCCTGTTTTGCTAGGGACAATCAAATTATGTCATTTCCTTGATACTCATTGTATGAGAAGATGGAGATTTATCCTAATGTACAAATGCTTACTGTTTGTGACCAAGGCAGACAAGTGCTAATGGTGGACCTTAAGTACAACGTTGCAAAGCTCAACTATTACATTTGGAGAAGTGGTCTTCATTAGTACTTGCTTGGACTTAGATGAACACATGCTTGTGAGGCAGAGAGAAGGAGAGATGATATGAAAACTTGAACGGGATGTGAATACAAGCACTCCGATTGTTTAAAAAGGCCGTCGGGAGCGTCCTGGAGCTAGCCATTGCGACTGACATTCAGGTGGCCCACCACCTAGTTCAATGCACACGCTGCCTCGTGCGCCATGCACTGCACGTGTCAGCTACAAATACGTGGCTATACCCGATTGCTATAGACAAGGGGAAGTCATTATACGGCCGAAGGGTATTAAAGTTGCACGCATCGCGCGGCAACATACGGTGTGGATTTCGGCAGCGCGTGGTGGCATGTCCACTCGCGATTTATCGATATTTCCAGCAGTAATCTAGAAAAGTTTGAGCTTGCTTGGAGAAAAGGACTGGGAGATAATGACCTCCGCCCAGAAATACTTGTCGCGCAAACGAATGTATCTAGTCGTATTTCAGTGCTAAATACATCCGTGTGAGCGACAAGTATTGCTGGACGGATGGAGTATTGAGCTAGATAGAATTGAATTTCTGTTCAAAATTCGATATTAAAAAAACAAGAAAATGATAGAAATAATACATATGTTTTTAGTAGTATTCTGGCAAAATCTTAGCTTATTTGGACAAAATGATTACGCGATAATGCCTTTTTCTCTTTAAGATGGCATTTAGTTTTCTCATCGTTAACTTTGAGCCAACccttaattttcttactaaattCACCAGTCACTAAGGTTGTGCATACAGTGCATGCAGACACACCTGTGCCGTGCAGTGTCCCGCTCAGTGAGCCTGTAGCTCTCTCAGCACAATAATATCGCATGGAGGGGACGAGCGATCCGTATGGTGGCCACAATGGCAGCGAGATCCTGCCGCCCATGCAAGCTGTGGTGGTCGAGGCGCCGCAGCCGGCAGTGGTGCACAAGGTTATGGCGCAGCCGGCGCAAAGCTCAGCGAGCAAGATGAAAGGGAAGGTGAAGGAGACCTTTTTCCCTGACGACCCGTTCCGGAGCTTCAAGGGGCAGCCGCTGCAGAAGAAGTGCCTGATGGCGGTCAAGTACGTGTTCCCCGTCCTGGAGTGGGTGCCCGGCTACTCCTTGTCCCTCTTCAGGTccgatctcatcgccggcctcACCATTGCCAGCGTCGCCATCCCTCAGGCATGTGCACGCACTAATGATTCCTAGACAAGATTGATTGTTTGCATATTTACCTACTGCGTAGCGTTTAGCACGTGCATGCAGATGAAATTGCTATAGCCCGTAATAATTTGGAAGCTAACCTGTGCATGCATGTTTAATTATTCTCCACGAACGCCCTTCCTTACCAACTGTGCTGCTCCTACTCTCTTGCATGTGTGCTCTTTGCAGGGTATTAGCTACGCGAAGTTGGCCGACATGCCTCCGCTCACAGGCCTATGTACGTATGCAGatgcttttcttttattttttttatgatAATATAATATGattctcatttatatcataaataTCATAGTACAAACCATGTAAATACCAACCTGACAAAACGAAAAAGACATCAAAATGCTAGCATTTGCACAAAGAAAAATTACAAGCAAGACCAAAAATCCTCTGAGCTTGGCACCAACACCTTGAGCTTGACACCAACACCTATCACCTATCTCTGACACCACCACAGCTGACACTAAAGAAGAAAATGACGCACATGCTTTCCCATTCTACAGGCGGTGCCTAGCGTGCGAATTAATAATTGACGTATCCATCATACATGTGTGCAGATTCGAGCTTCGTGCCGCCGTTGGTGTACACGCTGCTGGGGAGCTCCCGTGACCTGGCAGTAGGTCCGACGTCAATCACGTCGCTCATCATGGGGTCAATGCTGCAAAAGGGGGTGTCAGTGAGCCCCTCCGCGGAGCCGACGCTGTTCCTGCAGCTCGCCTTAACCTCCACCTTGTTCGCCGGCCTCCTGCAGGCCTCCCTCGGCATCCTCAGGTAACTTGCAATGATCTGATGCATCCAACAACCAATCTGCCTAGGTTCAAGCGAAAGATCGATGCACGGACACATTAATGCACGTGTTGTTGTTGTTCGACGGCGCAGGCTGGGTTTCATCATCGACTTCTTGTCCAAGGCGACGCTGCTAGGGTTCAAGGCGGGCGCGGCGATCATCGTGTCCCTACAGGAGCTCAAGGACCTGCTGGGTATCGTCCACTTCACCGACGAAATGAACCTCGTGACCGTCATGGCCTCCGTCTTCCAGCACACCGACGAGGTCACCCATCCATCCTTCTACCTCTGAACCCCTGCTGCATGCATATATACACGCATATATATACACGGTGCGTGCATGCATGCTTAGCTGATGGTTGATTTCGTGCAGTGGTCGTGGCAGACGATACTGATGGGTGCGTGCTTCCTCGTGCTCCTGCTCTCAGCCAGACATGTGGTACGTACGTGTGGCCGTGCGCTTCCTTTCTTCAATTCAGCTCTTGTACCGTTGATCACTGGCGTCGATCGTCTACTGTCTTGCGCGCAAATGCTGTTTTTGGTCTGCTTTCTTTTTCTAAAATGATGGTAAACCCTCCGGCCTCTGTATTCACACATCCATCTAAATTAAACCAAAATCATTCAAGATGTTACACGAGTGGAGGAAAGAAAGCATAGAACAAGACAGTTTTTACGGTACATCATACTACCCAACAGAGTGAGTAGTATTTAGTTGATCTAACGGTTAATATGGATCGGTAAAATTTAAACTCTAGGATATATTGGTAATTCTACATAAAGATAGATTTTTTTCTTTTCAGTTTAATAAATCCTGATTGATCTAACTAATTAGTTATTCTCATCCCATCCACGCCGACCCATTCCTCCGCTACTCCTGATACCACGCCGCCGCAAAATCTCCACGCCGGCGGCGGACCTCCGACCAGAGCCACTGCAGCCAAGTGCATGCATAAAGCGACACGAAATAAAATCTAGTTTCATATGGTGCGTGGTGCGGCTTGCCACTTTgattttcagttgatcagtagctTTGGGAAGGCGGCGGACAGTATGATGGCGAGCAAGGCGGCGCGTGCGTGCCACGGCGGACTACAAGTTCCTGTGCCAGGGGAGCGACACCTCGGTGCACTCCGTGAACCCCCTTGCATGGAGCCATTAGCGGGTGAGTCTGTCGCCCAACCTGCTACGACGGCGTCTCCAGGCAACCGTTCAGCGGTTCAGCCTTGTCGGCTTCTGCCTGACGACCGAGCTCATGGAGTTTTCCGGCGAGATGGAGGCCCTTCTTGGCCGGCTAGATATTGTCAACGGCAATGTGCAGGAACAATTTTGCATGGAAGCATTGTGCCTTTATCGAGAGGATGGACGTAGAAGGCGGGCAAGCGTGCGGCCTCCAGCCGGTGCCCGAGGTGTCCGGCGATATGATTGACATCGACTTCGACTACGGCTCTCCTTAGATGACAATGGACGAGAACGCGGCAAGCAGCAGTGCCAGCGCCGACGTTCAGTTCGTCCGGGGAGGAGCCTCGTACTCAATCTAAATTACTTTGGCCACTAGGAGACCTTCGTGCAGGAACCTGCCTGATTGATTGATAAAAAGTTAACTACCTAAAATGCCCTTAACTACTCAATATACTACCAGAAATCTACTGTAGTATTGCCTCATCTGGACCCTCCAATCACATAAAATGAACGGTCCAAATATATTTGATGCACCTTAAAAGGTCTCAACAACAACCGTTCGATAATTAAAATACATATACACATATCCTTTTCAATGGTAGCTGCCCAAACCGGTTGAACATAGCATGTGCAATCATCTTTCACCAGCTGCACCTAAAATTCATGGACTAGTGGGAAACTCCAGTTCTCCCGCGCATGGATCCCACTCTTAGTTCGAAAAAATAGCATGCAAAGTTTTCTTTGGAAGTATCAACCTgttcaaaacacattcattttggcaACTCTAGTTCACCACACTAAAGCACATGCTCCTAGCCAAATCTGAACTGTATGTTTTGGGTGGACCCCAATCAACCAGTTTCCAAACATATTTGTTGTGCTACATGTTAGTGAAGGGACTTTAAAAGCTACATGGATGGTACCCATAAGGAGGGTGGCAAAAGGGCAAGATAAGAATAAATGATGAATTGTTTCCTAGTGGAACATAAGCAGCACTTCTTGCACCCCCTGCCATCTGTCTTTTGCTAGGTTGTTTCACTAGCTAGGCCCGGGTATTTCTTGTGGAAAACTGGACCCATTGTTGGGTTCACTTCTTGCTAGGACCATACCTTTGTCCATGCACCATATAAAAATCATTATTTTTAGCGACAGTTTAATTGTCCAAATGTATTTCTTGTGGAAAACTGGACCCATTGTCGATGAGGTCTGTGTACATGAACTGAATAGAGAAGACCTGAGACATATGTAACTTCCAATGTAATGGAACACGTCGGGTTCACGCGGTAAGTTGATCCCCTATCAACCTATGGACTAGATGCAACCATGTCGTCCACTTATCCCCAGTAAGCACACTTCAAAACTTGATATTCTGCAGACTCGTCCCTAATGCCGAAGCAACGAAAACGTCTGGTCACTTCACGATATTATATAGGCCTGGGTATTGAAGTCCAAGAGGCTAGTTTATATAGTTCAGCATAAGGCTCGGATATTATAAGGATAGTTCACGATATTATCCCCAGTTCTCCCCTTATGCTGAACTATAACAGAACATTTCATTTTCAGAACCTAAAATTAGAACTATTCTTTTCACCTGTTAATTGTAGCTATGTCCTGCAGCAGTACTTATTCATCTGGCTCTACATGTGAATATACAGAGCATGAGATGGCCAGAGTTCTTCTGGATTTCAGCATGTGCTCCCTTGGTATCTATCATCATATCCACGGTGCTCATTGACCTCTTCAAAGGACAGAACCACAACATAAGCACCGTAAGAAACAATAAAATGGAATAATTGTTCATATATTACAACTGTGTTATGCAACATGATGGTAAACAGGAAGTGTATGCATCTTTTCGCCGCAGATTGGGCATCTCAAATGTGGCCTGAATCACCCGTCATGGGACAAACTACTCTTTGATCCCAAATATCTAGGACTCACCGTGAAGACTGGTCTCGTCACTGGTATCATCTCCCTTACAGTACGCTAATCATCCTATGCACAACCTCAGATTGCATTAGAAATTAGAAAAGTAGTTGAAATTTATTTGTCATAACTGTTGCCACTAACAAGCTGACATGTGCCCTAAATTTCACTCTGTCAGGAAGGAGTGGCTGTTGGCAGGACATTTGCTTCAATCAGGGACTACCAGGTGGATGGTAACAAAGAGATGATGGCCATTGGGTTGATGAACATTGTGGGCTCATGTACATCATGCTATGTTACAACAGGTAACCTACATTTTCAGACTAAATGACCTCCAATATTTTCATGCATTCTTGACAAGGTTCCCAGACTGCATCATATAATGCACACAACCATAGGAAGAAAGATTGATTGCTCTCTCTATTCCTATCAGGAGGATTTTCTCGCTCTGCTGTTAATCATAATGCCGGCTGCAAGACCGCCATGTCCAATGTGATCATGGCACTTACAGTCATGGTCACACTGTTGTTTCTCATGCCATTGTTCGTGTACACCCCGAATGTCGTCCTTGGAGCCATCATAATTGTTGCTGTAATTGGCCTGATCGATGTGCCTGCGGCATACCATCTCTGGAAGATGGATAAGATGGATTTCCTCGTGTGTTTGTGCGCATTTATTGGTGTCATCTTCTTCTCAGTCCAACAAGGCCTCGCGATAGCGGTAACGAACAGATATATTACAGAGTTGTATTACTGATTTTTCTGTAGAGGAAGTTCATAGTTGAATTTTTTTGTTGTCACTGAAGTTGCCAAATTTGTAGGTTGGTATATCTATATTTAGGGTATTGATGCAAATCACAAGGCCAAGAATGATAATTCAAGGGAACATAAAGGGAACTGATATATACCGCAACGTCCATCAGTATGAGGAGGCTCAGAGAGTTCCTGGATTCTTGATACTAACAGTTGAGGCTCCTATAAACTTCGCAAACACCAACTATCTGAATGAAAGGTAAGAAGAAATTTCAAATTCCATAAAAAGATGTTCATGTTAGGTTGTTGAACAACTTACAATGCAATATTTCATTTGTAGGACTAAAAGATGGTTAGAGGATGAAAGTTTTTCAGGGAATAAACAAACCGAACTCCGCTTCGTAATCTTTGATCTATCAGGTTTGTAACCGCCAACAAAAAAAGTTGTCCACTGCTAAGTTTAGCATCAGACCTCACTAACTGGtgaatgttactccctccgttccagaatataaGATGTATCAGTTTTCATGCAAGTCAAATAATTGTATGCTTAACCAAGACTAGAGAATAAAATATGAACATATGCAACacctaatagataaaatatgaaaaatacatttcatgatggatcaaatgatatcaatttagtattgtagatattgatatattTTCACAAAAAATTGGTTAAACATGCACATGTTTGACTTTCGagaaactaatacaccttatattttggaattgACGGAATATGTTTTTGGGGACAAACGGTCCATTCCCGTCTTTCCATATGCACATGCATGCATCCACTAGAGGAAAAAATTTGATGTCATCACATATTCTCCTCATTTATAAAATTAAATGTTTTGTGGCTTAAACTGTTGGTGGATTCAaaatatgtttttttttcattcAATCCTTTGTGACGAGACCattgaaactagatctcatgttagtATGTTTCAATGACTTTTTCAGTCAAAAGTCACCATGTTGTTTGCCCAGAAATTTCCGCGTCATAAAAATGTTTCAACCAGCCTTTTCCCAACATGCACATGCATTAATGCACCAGGGGACAAAAGTTAATGTCATCATGAATTCTGCCCATTTCAGAGATTCAAAATGTTCTGTAGCTAGCTCAAACAGTTGCTCCAATTCAAAACTGGTTTTCACTATTAAACTTGTTGTAGTGAGACGTTCAAAACTAGACCTCATGTGGGTATGTTTTGATAACTATACGCGAGTTACCATATTATTTACACCAAAGTTACTTCCATGAAAACCTAAAGTTTTTTTTTGCTATGTTTCAATGATTTTGTTAGCTGCAAGTTATCACCCGGTACTACAAGAGTTACCCATAATATTCTTGTGTTGTTACCTCCAAAGATTATGTGGATTGTGCAATTACGAGTAGACGGTTATCGATTCCAAAAAGGGACTCTTCGCCGCAAACAACAATGTAACTATATGGCTATTACGCTGGTGAATGCAACCTAACAcactagagaaaatatagttgtgGAACCTGATAACCACACTTGTCTCATGTTGGTAACTATACCATGGATTGGCTAT
The sequence above is drawn from the Triticum aestivum cultivar Chinese Spring chromosome 7A, IWGSC CS RefSeq v2.1, whole genome shotgun sequence genome and encodes:
- the LOC123154853 gene encoding probable sulfate transporter 3.3, which codes for MEGTSDPYGGHNGSEILPPMQAVVVEAPQPAVVHKVMAQPAQSSASKMKGKVKETFFPDDPFRSFKGQPLQKKCLMAVKYVFPVLEWVPGYSLSLFRSDLIAGLTIASVAIPQGISYAKLADMPPLTGLYSSFVPPLVYTLLGSSRDLAVGPTSITSLIMGSMLQKGVSVSPSAEPTLFLQLALTSTLFAGLLQASLGILRLGFIIDFLSKATLLGFKAGAAIIVSLQELKDLLGIVHFTDEMNLVTVMASVFQHTDEWSWQTILMGACFLVLLLSARHVSMRWPEFFWISACAPLVSIIISTVLIDLFKGQNHNISTIGHLKCGLNHPSWDKLLFDPKYLGLTVKTGLVTGIISLTEGVAVGRTFASIRDYQVDGNKEMMAIGLMNIVGSCTSCYVTTGGFSRSAVNHNAGCKTAMSNVIMALTVMVTLLFLMPLFVYTPNVVLGAIIIVAVIGLIDVPAAYHLWKMDKMDFLVCLCAFIGVIFFSVQQGLAIAVGISIFRVLMQITRPRMIIQGNIKGTDIYRNVHQYEEAQRVPGFLILTVEAPINFANTNYLNERTKRWLEDESFSGNKQTELRFVIFDLSAVPAIDTSGIAFLIDLKKPTEKLGLELVLVNPTGEVMEKIQRANDTHNHFRPDCLYLTIGEAIASLSEEANMAIP